The Henckelia pumila isolate YLH828 chromosome 2, ASM3356847v2, whole genome shotgun sequence genome includes a window with the following:
- the LOC140881571 gene encoding polynucleotide 3'-phosphatase ZDP, with product MSSSPAAAKVVVEYAKSGRSLCKKCAKSIASGVPRLGLVSKDPRGFDTTKWHHLNCFPSSGSTSISPAESISGFSSLKSSDRDFLKKLANEVTQASNKVCGTDKEEEEEDEEELERGNLKKQKFGYEDGEKLEMSISISDIKDRYKDAILLPKWKAFQTIIFLERDDGLHDSQKIAAFDFDGCLAKTSVKRVGADAWSIMYPSIPEKLQNLYNDGYKLVIFTNESNIERWKNKRQAAVDSKLGRLENFIKLVKVPIQVFIACGLSYGVPEDPFRKPKPGMWKIMEKEFNSGLPVDMNQSFYVGDAAGRPDDHSDADIKFAQALGLKFYVPEEYF from the exons ATGTCGTCGTCTCCAGCTGCAGCAAAAGTGGTGGTTGAATACGCAAAGTCGGGCCGATCTTTGTGTAAAAAATGCGCAAAATCTATTGCTTCCGGCGTTCCAAGGTTGGGTTTGGTGAGCAAAGACCCCCGGGGGTTTGACacgaccaaatggcatcacttgAATTGCTTTCCTTCTAGTGGGTCTACTTCTATTTCACCAGCTGAGTCTATCTCTGGTTTCTCATCCCTGAAG AGCAGTGATCGGGACTTTTTGAAGAAATTAGCGAATGAAGTGACTCAAGCGTCAAATAAG GTCTGTGGCACAGACaaagaggaagaggaagaggacGAGGAGGAGTTGGAGCGAGGAAACTTGAAGAAACAAAAG TTCGGATATGAGGATGGGGAGAAGCTGGAGATGTCCATATCCATTTCTGATATCAAAGACAGGTACAAG GATGCTATATTATTGCCTAAATGGAAGGCATTCCAGACcatcatatttcttgaacgg GACGATGGTCTTCATGATTCACAAAAGATTGCAGCCTTTGATTTTGATGGGTGCCTTGCAAAGACATCTGTGAAAAG AGTGGGTGCCGATGCATGGTCCATCATGTATCCTTCAATACCTGAGAAACTTCAGAATTTGTATAATGATGGCTACAAGCTG GTTATTTTTACCAACGAGTCCAATATAGAGCGCTGGAAGAATAAGAGGCAGGCAGCTGTTGATTCCAAACTTGGACGACTTGAGAATTTCATTAAGCTTGTGAAGGTCCCCATTCAG GTTTTTATTGCTTGTGGGTTGAGTTATGGTGTACCAGAGGATCCTTTTCGCAAGCCAAAACCTGGGATGTGGAAAATTATGGAGAAGGAATTCAATTCTGGCCTCCCAGTTGACATGAATCA ATCCTTTTATGTGGGTGATGCAGCTGGAAGACCGGATGATCACAGTGATGCTGACATAAAATTTGCGCAG GCTCTCGGACTAAAGTTTTACGTTCCTGAGGAGTACTTCTAG